From a region of the Oryza sativa Japonica Group chromosome 6, ASM3414082v1 genome:
- the LOC4340967 gene encoding anthocyanidin 5,3-O-glucosyltransferase produces the protein MAAARRVVLFPSLGVGHLAPMLELAAVCIRHGLAVTVAVPDPATTAPAFSAALRKYASRLPSLSVHPLPPPPHPPASSGADAAAHPLLRMLAVLRAHAPALGDLLRGPHAARALVADMFSVYALDVAAELGVPGYLLFCTGATNLAVFLRLPRFCAGSSGSLRELGDAPVSFPGVRPLPASHLPEEVLDRGTDISAAMLDAFDRMADARGILVNTFDALEGPGVAALRDGRCLSNRATPPVYCVGPLITDGGAEEERHPCLAWLDAQPERSVVFLCFGSRGALSPEQVSEMATGLERSEQRFLWALRAPAGTKPDAAMSLLPDGFLARTADRGVVVTASWVPQVAVLQHASTGAFVTHCGWNSTLEAVAAGVPMVCWPLDAEQWMNKVFIVEEMKIGIEVRGYKPGALVQADIVDAILRRIMESDAQQGVLERVMAMKESAAAAWKEGGSSCTAFAEFLKDMEEGNVAMAHSNQVET, from the coding sequence ATGGCGGCTGCAAGGAGAGTGGTCTTGTTCCCCAGCCTCGGCGTGGGCCATCTCGCCCCCATGCTGGAGCTCGCCGCGGTTTGCATCCGCCACGGCCTCGCCGTCACGGTCGCCGTCCCTGAcccggccaccaccgcccccgccttctccgccgcgcTCCGCAAGTACGcatcccgcctcccctccctctccgtccatccactccctcctcctcctcatcctcctgcctcctccggcgccgatgccgccgcTCACCCGCTCCTCCGTAtgctcgccgtcctccgcgccCACGCGCCCGCCCTCGGGGACCTGCTGCGTGGCCCCCATGCCGCTCGGGCGCTCGTGGCCGACATGTTCTCCGTCTACGccctcgacgtcgccgccgagctcggcgTCCCCGGGTACCTCCTCTTCTGCACCGGCGCCACCAACCTCGCCGTTTTCCTCCGTTTGCCACGGTTTTGCGCCGGGAGCAGCGGAAGCTTGAGGGAGCTCGGCGACGCGCCCGTGTCGTTTCCCGGCGTGCGCCCGCTGCCGGCGTCGCACTTGCCCGAGGAGGTGCTCGACCGTGGGACGGACATAAGCGCGGCCATGCTGGACGCGTTCGACCGGATGGCGGACGCGCGCGGCATTCTGGTGAACACCTTCGACGCGCTGGAGGGTCCCGGGGTGGCGGCGCTGAGGGACGGCCGCTGCCTCTCcaaccgcgccacgccgccggtcTACTGCGTCGGGCCATTgatcaccgacggcggcgcggaggaggagaggcaccCGTGCCTCGCTTGGCTGGACGCGCAGCCGGAGCGCAGCGTCGTGTTCCTCTGCTTCGGGAGCCGCGGCGCGCTCTCGCCGGAGCAGGTCAGCGAGATGGCCACGGGCCTCGAGAGGTCCGAGCAGAGATTCTTGTGGGCGCTGCGCGCGCCCGCGGGCACGAAGCCGGACGCCGCGATGTCTCTTCTTCCTGACGGATTCTTGGCGCGGACAGCCGACAGAGGCGTCGTGGTGACCGCGTCCTGGGTGCCGCAGGTGGCGGTGCTGCAGCACGCATCCACGGGCGCATTCGTGACGCACTGTGGATGGAACTCGACGCTGGAGGCTGTCGCAGCCGGCGTTCCAATGGTGTGCTGGCCGCTCGACGCGGAGCAGTggatgaacaaggtgttcatCGTGGAGGAGATGAAGATTGGCATCGAGGTCAGAGGGTATAAACCCGGGGCACTTGTCCAGGCCGACATCGTCGATGCCATCTTGAGGCGGATCATGGAATCGGATGCGCAGCAGGGAGTCCTGGAGCGGGTCATGGCGATGAAGGAGAGCGCAGCGGCAGCATGGAAGGAAGGGGGATCATCGTGCACTGCATTCGCTGAATTTCTCAAGGACATGGAGGAGGGGAATGTTGCCATGGCGCATTCCAATCAGGTTGAAACTTGA